The Cervus canadensis isolate Bull #8, Minnesota chromosome X, ASM1932006v1, whole genome shotgun sequence genome contains a region encoding:
- the PWWP3B gene encoding PWWP domain-containing DNA repair factor 3B, with product MDAEYVLCNWQDQLWPAKVLSRSEASSNSKRKKVFSLEVQILSLDEKIQMESTETKILTKSQIEAIASSLAAQSEVSDPPGEETAYARSLKMALDILNERTNLIQVSSSDDEETTILSQNIPQKPSDSPPRKKYRKHEGEGDLPKCLEENENSTTLLVSSESDDSLYDDKSQVHTMIASIPNEMETKSSQNLSWCQTFPSLSEDEDEKESKKKIDLSILPLLSTIKEEDVYVKEEKFSPTLPSDGFIVPKALKEEPEDIYPEALAASSECSAFSENIEDPGEGPSDPCSVTSQNQPTVESETDAEAFPQPSSWEHQISFSASSHSGDYSLLGSNERNLQRLDFEEFEEELQASDKSARVSSIAASILDDDEEDEELPRFLFHYEQRSFETGMIVWFKYQKYPFWPSVIKSIRRKERKASVIFVEANMNPEKRGVRVPFRRLKKFDCKEKQALVEKAREEYSESIDWCISLICDYRVRLGCGSFAGSFFEYYAADISYPVRKIIKQDTFRNLFPKLQNENTGGSMSVTSQTKKMSFQKILPDRMKSARDRANKNLVDFIVNAKGTESHLLAILNGTKGSRWLKSFLNANRFTPCIETYFEDEDQLDEVVKYLQEVYKQIDEKMLTRIRDDKIKFILEVLLPEAIICSISAVDGLDYKAAEAKYLKGPSLGYRERELFDSKILFEKRRKPLTKEDH from the coding sequence ATGGATGCTGAGTATGTCTTATGCAATTGGCAAGACCAGTTGTGGCCAGCAAAAGTTTTGTCCAGATCTGAGGCTTCGTCAAATAGTAAGAGGAAAAAGGTATTTTCCCTGGAAGTTCAAATACTCTCACTGGATGAAAAAATTCAAATGGAAAGCACAGAAACAAAGATCCTAACTAAATCTCAAATTGAAGCTATTGCCTCCTCACTAGCCGCACAGTCAGAGGTCAGTGACCCACCTGGAGAGGAAACAGCCTATGCCAGGTCATTAAAAATGGCACTGGATATTCTGAATGAGAGAACAAATTTGATTCAAGTAAGCAGTTCAGATGACGAGGAGACCACTATACTGTCTCAAAACATACCACAAAAGCCATCTGATTCACCCCCTCGTAAAAAGTATCGGAAGCACGAAGGAGAAGGAGACTTACCAAAGTGTctggaggaaaatgaaaattcaacaaCCCTGTTAGTATCATCAGAGAGTGATGATTCTCTGTATGATGATAAATCACAGGTGCATACAATGATTGCTAGTATTCcaaatgaaatggaaacaaaatcatCACAAAACCTCAGCTGGTGCCAgactttcccttcactttcagaagatgaggatgaaaaagagagcaagaaaaaGATTGACCTCTCAATTTTGCCTTTACTTTCCACAATTAAAGAGGAAGATGTATATGTTAAAGAGGAAAAATTCAGTCCAACTTTACCATCAGATGGCTTCATTGTGCCCAAAGCTTTAAAAGAGGAGCCAGAAGACATCTACCCAGAGGCCCTGGCCGCATCCTCTGAATGCTCTGCCTTCTCAGAGAATATTGAAGATCCTGGAGAGGGTCCCTCTGATCCATGCTCAGTTACCAGCCAGAATCAACCTACTGTGGAATCAGAGACGGATGCTGAGGCGTtccctcagccttcttcatgggaACATCAGATTTCATTTAGTGCCTCTAGCCATTCTGGGGATTATTCACTCCTCGGGAGTAATGAAAGAAATCTTCAGAGACTGGATTTTGAGGAATTTGAGGAAGAATTGCAAGCTTCTGACAAGTCAGCACGTGTAAGTTCGATTGCTGCATCCATATTAGATGatgatgaagaagatgaagaacTTCCACGTTTCCTTTTTCATTATGAGCAACGTTCATTTGAAACAGGGATGATTGTCTGGTTTAAGTATCAAAAATATCCATTTTGGCCATCAGTGATAAAAAGCATCAGGcgaaaagagagaaaagcaagtgTGATTTTTGTTGAGGCAAATATGAATCCTGAAAAGAGAGGCGTTAGAGTGCCTTTTAGAAGATTAAAGAAATTTGACTGTAAAGAGAAGCAGGCACTAGTGGAGAAAGCCAGGGAGGAATACAGTGAAAGTATTGACTGGTGCATCTCGCTTATTTGTGACTACAGAGTTAGATTAGGTTGTGGTTCTTTTGCAGGCTCATTTTTTGAGTATTACGCTGCTGACATTAGTTATCCAGTTAGGAAAATAATCAAACAGGATACCTTCAGGAATTTATTTCCAAAGctgcaaaatgaaaatactggAGGATCAATGTCTGTGACTTCCCAGACCAAGAAAATGTCCTTCCAGAAAATTCTTCCAGACCGAATGAAGTCTGCTCGGGACCGAGCCAACAAGAACCTAGTGGACTTCATCGTGAATGCAAAGGGAACAGAGAGCCATCTCTTAGCCATTTTAAATGGCACAAAAGGGTCCAGGTGGCTGAAATCATTCTTGAATGCAAATAGATTCACACCCTGTATTGAAACATACTTTGAAGATGAAGATCAGTTGGATGAGGTGGTGAAATATTtacaagaagtctacaaacaaatagatgaaaaaatgcTGACTCGGATAAGAgatgataaaattaaatttatcctGGAAGTTCTTCTGCCAGAAGCAATCATCTGTTCAATTTCTGCTGTTGATGGATTAGATTACAAGGCAGCAGAAGCAAAGTATCTGAAGGGGCCATCTCTAGGATACAGGGAAAGAGAATTATTTGATTCAAAGATCTTGTTTGAAAAGAGGCGGAAACCGTTAACAAAGGAAGATCATTAA